Below is a window of Syntrophorhabdaceae bacterium DNA.
CGTTCTCCATAAGGTGGGTTACATATAATAAAGCCGTATTTCTTCCTGGAACGGAATTCCTCAAAGAAGAGCTTCTGAAACACTACGCACTCCCCTACCCCGGCGTTCTCTGCGTTTTCCCGCGCCTTTTTGAGGACTTTCGCATCGTTGTCGGATGCAAGTATCCTGAACGGGAGGTTATTCATCTGCCTGTCCGCTTCTTTTCTTGTTGTATCCCATACATGACGGGGGATTTGAGGCCACTGCTCGGAGGCAAAAGACCGCTTCAGACCGGGCGCGATGTTTCTGCCGATCATAGCCGCTTCAATCGGTATCGTTCCTGAACCGCAAAAAGGATCGGCAAGGATCCTTTCGGGACTCCATCTGCTTAAAAGAACGAGCGCTGCAGCGAGGTTTTCCCTTAGCGGCGCCTCCCCTGCCCCTTCGCGATATCCTCTCTTGTGCAGCCCCTGACCGGTTGTGTCTAATGTGAGCGTCGCCGTATCCTTGAGGAGTGAGATCTCGATCCTGTATAAAGGTCCTGTTTCGGGAAACTGGTCTATTGCGTGCCTTTCTTTCATCGCCTCGATGACAGCCTTTTTCACTATGGACTGGCAGTCTTTTACACTGGAAAGTTTTGAACTGACCGATCTCCCGATGACATGCATTTTGCCATCGACGGGGATCATCTCGTCCCATCTGATATCCCGGGTTCCCCGGAAGAGTTCCTCAAAATCCTTTGCCTCGAAATCAGCGATCTTGATAAGCACCCTGTCTGCTGTCCTGAGCCAGATGTTGCACCGTGCTATATCCTTCTCGTCCCCCGTAAAGGTGATCCTGCCGTTCTCCACGGTCATGTCATCGTAGCCGAGCCTTCTCAGTTCACGGACGACAACGGATTCAAGACCGAATGTTGAAGTTGCTATAATGGTATATTGTGCCATTTACGATATGCTCTTTAATGTCTTATTTTTTTAGCTGCCTTTAACCTGAGGACGGTACAGGTCTCTTCAGTGAGATCACATCCGTCAAGACCGCATGGCTCTACATGGATGGTGATATCTGCAACGAGTGTCTTTTCATTGATCGTTTTCTCAAGCTCATCGGCAAGGCTGTGCGCCTCATCGATATTCAGCTTTTTACAGATGAAAAGGTGAAAGTCAATGTATTTATTATTTCCTGAAAACCTTGTCCTGAGCTTGTGGTACCCTGCGTAAGGATAAGGAAGCTGGCCAATGATCCCCTCGATCTCGTTCTGTACTTTTTCAGGGATGCTTGTATCCATGAGGCCGTAAAGGCCGTTTTTTAAGATACGAAAGGCTGAGTATATGATTATGCAGCCCGTTATTACCGCGAAGAGCAGATCGAAGAAGGTCCTGCCCGTGTAAAAGGTAAGGGCCATTGCGACGAGTGCGCTTGAGTTCGAGTAAATGTCGCTCGTGTAGTGAAGTGCATCAGCCCTGAGGGTATTGGAGTTGGTCTTTTCCGCGATCTTTTTCAATGTTACGGTGATGATAAAAGTGAACGCAAGGGAGAGAAGCATGACCCCGACATCAAGCATAGAGTAAACTATAGTTCCCTCATGCAAATATTCATGGATGGACCTGTAGATGATAAGCGTGCCTGATATGACGATCACAACCGCCTGGACGACCTGGGCCATGTCCTCAACCTTGCCATGACCGTACTGGTGGGAATCATCTGCCGGCTGCGATGCCTTCCATATCGCGAAAAGGTTCATTGTTGACATGAAGACGTCGAGGACACTGTCAAGCCCTGATGAGACAACGGCCATTGAGTTGGAGGTAAAACCTATAATGAATTTACTTACCGCAAGGATTAACGCCAGAGATATTGCTGTGATCGAAGCCTTTTGTCTTATATCCATGTCTCAATAATATATGCTAAAAAAGAGGGATATAGCGATGAAAAATTAATTATTTATCAGGCTAAATTTCATTG
It encodes the following:
- a CDS encoding class I SAM-dependent RNA methyltransferase yields the protein MAQYTIIATSTFGLESVVVRELRRLGYDDMTVENGRITFTGDEKDIARCNIWLRTADRVLIKIADFEAKDFEELFRGTRDIRWDEMIPVDGKMHVIGRSVSSKLSSVKDCQSIVKKAVIEAMKERHAIDQFPETGPLYRIEISLLKDTATLTLDTTGQGLHKRGYREGAGEAPLRENLAAALVLLSRWSPERILADPFCGSGTIPIEAAMIGRNIAPGLKRSFASEQWPQIPRHVWDTTRKEADRQMNNLPFRILASDNDAKVLKKARENAENAGVGECVVFQKLFFEEFRSRKKYGFIICNPPYGERMGDSEEIERIYKKMGETFSRLDMWSFFILSAHPQFQTFFRKRAVKNRKLYNGGIKCYLYEYLGPRPEMQKSRG
- a CDS encoding cation diffusion facilitator family transporter, with product MDIRQKASITAISLALILAVSKFIIGFTSNSMAVVSSGLDSVLDVFMSTMNLFAIWKASQPADDSHQYGHGKVEDMAQVVQAVVIVISGTLIIYRSIHEYLHEGTIVYSMLDVGVMLLSLAFTFIITVTLKKIAEKTNSNTLRADALHYTSDIYSNSSALVAMALTFYTGRTFFDLLFAVITGCIIIYSAFRILKNGLYGLMDTSIPEKVQNEIEGIIGQLPYPYAGYHKLRTRFSGNNKYIDFHLFICKKLNIDEAHSLADELEKTINEKTLVADITIHVEPCGLDGCDLTEETCTVLRLKAAKKIRH